In Pseudomonas sp. P5_109, the genomic window GTTTTGGCCACATCTGCATCTCGGTGCCGGATATCGTCGCCGCCTGCGAGCGTTTTGAAGCACTGGGCTGCGATTTCCAGAAACGCCTGAGCGATGGCCGCATGAAGAGCCTGGCGTTCATCAAGGACCCGGACGCTTACTGGGTCGAGATCATTCAGCCGGCGCCCCTCTAAAATCCGCCGATGATCCTTGTGGGAGCGGGCTTGCTCGCGAAGGCGTAGTGTCAGTCACTTCAATGTCGAATGATACGACGCCTTCGCGAGCAAGCCCGCTCCCACATTGGTAATGTGTAAGGCACAAAAAAACCCATGATCGCTCATGGGTTTTTTGTGTTTTCAGCGCCGGCGTTTATGCCGGAGCGGAAGTGCGGATCAAGTGATCGAAGGCGCTGAGAGAAGCCTTGGCGCCCTCGCCCACTGCGATCACGATCTGCTTGTACGGCACAGTCGTCACGTCGCCGGCAGCGAACACACCCGGCACCGAGGTTTCACCGCGAGCATCGACGATGATCTCGCCACGGGGTGACAACTCGATGGTGCCTTTGAGCCAATCGGTGTTGGGCAGCAAACCGATCTGCACAAAGATCCCTTCCAGTTCCACACTGCGCAATTCGTCGCTCTGACGATCCTTGTAGCGCAGGCCGTTGACCTTCTGCCCGTCACCGGTGACTTCAGTGGTTTGCGCACTGGTGATCACGGTGACATTCGGCAGGCTGTGCAACTTGCGCTGCAACACCGCATCGGCGCGCAACTGCACATCGAACTCCAGCAGCGTGACATGGGCCACGATACCGGCCAGATCGATGGCCGCTTCGACACCGGAGTTACCACCGCCAATCACCGCCACGCGTTTGCCCTTGAACAGCGGACCGTCGCAGTGCGGGCAGTAGGCAACACCTTTGTTGCGGTATTGCTGCTCGCCCGGCACGTTCATTTCACGCCACCGTGCGCCAGTTGCGAGGATCACGGTCTTGGCCTTGAGCTTCGCGCCGCTGGCGAAGTGAACCTCGTGCAACTCACCTTCTTTGCCGGTGATCAACTTGTCTGCGCGCTGCAGGTTCATGATGTCCACGTCGTACTGCTTGACGTGTTCTTCAAGGGCCACGGCCAGTTTCGGCCCTTCGGTTTCCTGCACCGAGATGAAGTTCTCGATGGCCATGGTGTCCAGCACCTGGCCACCAAAACGTTCGGCCGCGACACCGGTGCGAATGCCTTTTCGGGCTGCGTAGATGGCCGCCGAAGCACCGGCCGGGCCACCGCCGACCACCAGCACGTCAAAGGCATCCTTGGCGCTGATTTTCTCGGCCTGGCGTTCGATGCCGCTGGTGTCGATCTTGGCGATGATTTCTTCCAGGCCCATGCGGCCCTGGCCGAAGTTCACGCCGTTCAGGTAGATACTTGGGACCGCCATGATCTGACGCTCATCGACTTCGGCCTGGAACAGCGCGCCGTCGATGGCGACGTGGCGGATGTTCGGGTTCAGCACCGCCATCAGGTTCAGCGCCTGGACCACGTCCGGGCAGTTCTGGCAGGACAGCGAGAAGTAGGTCTCGAAGCTGAACTCGCCTTTGAGCGAGCGGATCTGTTCGATCACTTCGGCACTGGCTTTCGACGGGTGACCGCCGACTTGCAGCAAGGCCAGTACCAGGGACGTGAATTCGTGGCCCATCGGGATGCCGGCGAAACGCAGGCTGATATCGGCCCCGGGGCGATTGATCGAGAACGATGGCTTGCGTGCATCATCACCGTTGTCGAGCAAAGTAATCTGGGTGGAAAGACTGGCAACGTCTTTCAACAGTTCGAGCATTTCCTGGGATTTCGCACCGTCGTCGAGGGAAGCAACGATCTCGATCGGCTGAGTGACCCGTTCCAGGTACGATTTCAACTGGGCTTTAAGATTGGTGTCCAACATACGGGCGATTTCCTTTTTGCTGTTTCGTATAAAGCAGGCATAAAAAAACGCCCGAGCGAATCTCGCCCGGGCGTTTTTATTGGGCGGTGCAGCTTACCGGGTAGGTGCGGAGTTCCGCCCTGATGGTGCGATCACAGACTTAGATCTTGCCGACCAGGTCCAGGGACGGCGCCAGAGTGGCCTCGCCTTCTTTCCACTTGGCTGGGCAAACCTGGCCCGGGTGAGCAGCAACGTACTGGGCGGCCTTGATCTTGCGCAGCAGCTCGGAAGCGTCACGACCTACACCGCCGTCGTTCAGTTCAACGATCTTGATCTGGCCTTCAGGGTTGATCACGAAAGTGCCACGGTCAGCCAGGCCAGCTTCTTCGATCAGCACGTCGAAGTTGCGGGAGATGGCGTGGGTCGGGTCGCCGATCATGGTGTACTGGATCTTGCCGATGGCTGGCGAAGTGTTGTGCCAGGCAGCGTGGGCAAAATGGGTGTCGGTGGAAACGCTGTAGATCTCGACGCCCAGGTTCTGGAATGCGTCGTAGTTGTCAGCGAGGTCTTCCAGTTCGGTCGGGCAGACGAAGGTGAAGTCGGCCGGGTAGAAGAACACCACGGACCACTTGCCTTTCAGGTCAGCGTCCGAGACTTTTACGAAGTCGCCATTTTTGAATGCATCAGCTTTGAACGGTTTAACTTGGCTGTTGATGATAGGCATCGTTGACTCTCCGTCAGGGGTTAAGAAGTTGATGGAGAGAACTTTACCGACTCGACGAACGGAAGGCTCATTGGCAAACCTCATACTGCTGATTGGCTTTCGCTATTAGCCAGCTGTATTAATAGAAGAAAACGGTATCTAGGACTCCACCGGCCTTTCCGTAATGCGTGCCATCCCGAGGAACGGGCTGGCTTCGATGTAACGCATGGCCGACTTCATGTCCTTCCAGCCCACATAACTCATCAGGGATTTCAAATCCCAGCCACTTTGATGCGCCCAGCTCGCAAAGCCGCGGCGCAAGGAGTGACTGGTGTAGAGCTCGCCGGCGATACCCGCCCGCGCCAACGCCTGGCGCAGTAGCGGAATCACACTGTTGGCGTGCAATCCCTCCTCGCCCAAATGCCCCCAGCGATCGATGCCACGGAAGACCGGCCCACGCACCAGTGCCGCCTCGGTGATCCAGTCGATATAAGCCTGCACCGGACACAAGCGTTGCAAGGCCGGTGTTTGATAAGTCTTGCCGAGGTTGTCGCGATCACTCTTGCTACGCGGCAGATAGAGACTGATGCCGGAACCGGCGCTGGCATGCACGTGTTCAACCTGAAGCCTACACAACTCGTCGCTACGAAAGCCGCGCCAGAAGCCCAGCAGGATCAACGCCATGTCGCGCCTGGCACGCAGCAAACCCGGTCGGTCGCCTTCGACCCTGGCGGTTTGCACTTCTTGCTCCAGACAACCGACCACCTGCTCCAGATGCTGAAGCTGCAAGGGTTCGGCTTGTTTTTCCCGGGCCGGGTGCAGCGCGCGGATGCCCTTGAACACCTTGCGCACCACCGGCGCCTTGGTGGGATCGGCAAACCCCTGGCTGTTGTGCCACTGCGCCAATGCCGACAAACGCAGTTTCAGCGTATTGATCGACAACACCCCGGCATGGGCCACCAGATAACGCGCCACGCTGTCGCTGGTGGCCGGCAGAAAACCGCCCCAGGTCACCTCAAAGTGTTCGATGGCCGCGCGATAGCTGCGACGGGTGTTGTCGCGTGTCGCGGCTTGCAGATAGCGATCCAGCTCGCTCATGGGAAACAAACCTGTCTTGACCGACTGTAGGAGCGAGCTTGCTCGCGCTGACCGTTAACGATGACGCTGGCTATCTGCATTCACACGGCGCTCTCAGGTTTTTCGCGAGCAAGCTCGCTCCTACAGGGTTTGTGTACGGAGAAATAGAGTGAGGATACCTGAAAAGCGCTATCACACGGGGTAATACCAGTATATCCCGTGTCAGTTACATTCATTATTTAACTTTATAGATTGAATGGTACAATGTGTATTTACGTGGTACGTACCACATCATTAAAACCCGGGAGAACTCATGGCACGCGGCGGTGTAAATAAAGCGGTGGTTCAAGCCGCTCGGTTGGCGATCCTCGCTCGCGGCGAAAACCCCAGCATCGATGCCGTACGGATCGAGATGGGCAATACCGGCTCGAAAACCACGATTCATCGCTATCTCAAAGAGCTCGATGACAGGCACGAACCGGCCGAAGCGCCGGCGGAGCCGATCGACGACGAACTGATGGCGCTGGTGGCGCGGCTTGCACAAAGACTCAAGGAGCAGGCGCAGGAACCCATCGACCAGGCGCGCACGCAGTACGAAGAACAACGCAAGACGCTGGAAAACCAGCTCGGCGAAGCGCAGGAGGCCAACAGCGAACTGCACCAGCAATACGAATTTCAGAGCCTGGCGCTGACCCAGGAGTCCGAGGCACTACAGGAAACCCGCGCCAGTTTGCAATCGGAGCAAACCCGCAACGCCGGGCTAAACCAGGCGCTGGCCGATTTCGAACTGCGCCTGAAAGACAAGGACGAGCAGATCCGCTCCCTTGAAGAAAAACACCTGCACACTCGCGACGCGCTGGAGCACTACCGCAATGCGGTCAAGGAACAGCGCGAACAGGAATTGAGTCGCCATGAAGGCCAGGTGCAACAAATACAGATGGAACTGCGACAGGCTCAACAAAGCGCGTTGGTACGCCAGGATGAAATCACCCAATTGCACCGCGACAATGAACGCCTGCTGACTGAAAACCGTGGCACGTTGCGCGAGCTGAGCCTGCTGCAGGAACAGCTCAAGCAAAGCAATACCCGCCAGGATCAGTTGCTGGATCAGGCGACCCGCGTCGACAGCGAGCGCACCCTCCTCCAGGAACGCCTGCGCGTCGCCCTGCTGGAAAGCCAGGCACTCAAACAGAACGTCGATGAGCAGTCGCAGCTCAACAAGGCGCTGGAAATGGATCTGGCCAAGACCCGCACGGATCTGGAAGAACGCGTACGTCTGGCCGCAACCCTTGCGGCAGCGGCAGACGCAGCGAAGAAGGATTAACCGGCGACTGGCGTACGCATGGTGACGAACTCTTCGGCGGCCGTCGGGTGCACCCCGATGGTTTCGTCGAAGTCGCGCTTGGTGGCGCCGGCCTTCAAGGCAATCGCCAGCCCCTGGACGATCTCGCCGGCATCCGGACCGACCATGTGGCAACCCAACACCTTGTCGGTCTTGGCGTCCACCACCAGCTTCATCAGCGTGCGCTCCTGGCACTCTGTCAGGGTCAGCTTCATCGGCCGGAAGCGGCTTTCGAAGATCTGCACGTCGTGGCCGGCTTCGCGAGCCTCCTCTTCAGTCAAACCGACGGTGCCGATGTTTGGCAGGCTGAACACCGCCGTCGGGATCATCTTGTAGTCCACCGGACGATACTGCTCCGGCTTGAACAGGCGTCGCGCCACCGCCATGCCTTCCGCCAGGGCAACCGGTGTCAGCTGAACACGACCGATCACATCGCCCAGCGCCAGGATCGACGGCTCGGCGGTCTGATACAGCTCATCGACCTCGACAAAACCTTTCTTGTCGAGTTTGACCCCGGTATTTTCCAGCCCGAGGTTGTCCAGCATCGGACGACGCCCCGTGGCATAGAACACGCAATCGGCTTCCAGCTGGCGACCATCCTTGAGCGTGACCTTCAGGCTGCCATCGGCCTGCTTGTCGATGCGCTCGATGTCCGCGTTGAACTGCAGGTCCATGCCACGCTTGGTCAACTCTTCCTGCAAGTGCTTGCGCACAGCCCCGTCAAAGCCGCGCAGGAACAGCTCGCCGCGATACAGCAGCGTGGTCTGTGCGCCCAGGCCATGGAAGATCCCGGCAAATTCGACGGCAATGTAGCCACCGCCCACCACCAATACACGCTTGGGCAGCTCTTTAAGGAAGAACGCCTGGTTGGAGCTGATGGCATGCTCGTGTCCCGGGATTTCCGGAATCTGTGGCCAGCCGCCGGTAGCGATCAGGATGTTTTTGGCGCTAAAGCGCTCACCATTGATCTCGATCGTATGTGGATCGACGATGCTGGCGTGGCCTTCATGCAAGGTCACGCCACTGTTGACCAGCAGGTTGCGATAAATGCCATTGAGGCGATTGATCTCGCGGTCCTTGTTGGCGATCAGCGTCGCCCAGTCGAACTGCGCCTCATCCAGGCTCCAGCCAAAACCGGAGGCCTGCTCGAAGTCCTCGGCGAAGTGCGCACCGTAGACCAGCAATTTTTTCGGCACGCAGCCGACGTTCACACAGGTACCGCCCAGGTAGCGGCTCTCGGCCACCGCCACTTTCGCGCCGAAACCGGCGGCAAATCGAGCAGCCCGCACACCACCGGAACCGGCACCAATCACATAAAGGTCAAAATCGTAGGCCATTTTCAATCTCCTCGGCAGGCCAACAGCATACCTGCGGACATTTGTGGGGCAAGCGCTGCAGTCGATATGGGGCCTGAAAATGAAAAAGCCACCCGAAGGTGGCTTTTCAAAACAATCAGGTCGCCGGCTATCAGTAAGCCTTGCCCGTCTTGTAGAAGTTCTCGAAGCAGAAGTTGGTCGCGTCGATGTAGCCTTCGGCGCCACCGCAGTCGAAACGCTTGCCCTTGAACTTGTAGGCAATCACGCAACCGTCCTGCGCCTGTTTCATCAGGGCATCAGTGATCTGGATCTCTCCGCCTTTGCCTGGCTCGGTTTGTTCGATCAGGCTGAAGATGTCCGGCGTCATGATGTAACGACCGATGATCGCCAGGTTCGACGGGGCATCTTCCGGCTTTGGCTTCTCGACCATGTTGCGCACGCGGTACAGGTCGTCACCAATCAGGTCGCCAGCAATCACACCGTATTTGCTGGTTTCTTGCGGGTCGACTTCCATGATCGCGACGATGGTGCAGCGATACTGCTTGTACAGCTTGACCATCTGCTTGAGGACGCCGTCACCTTCCAGGTTGACGCACAGGTCATCCGCCAACACCACGGCGAACGGCTCGTCGCCGATCAGCGGACGACCGGTCAGGATCGCGTGGCCCAGACCTTTCATTTCAGTCTGGCGGGTGTAGGAGAACGAGCACTCGTCCAGCAGGCGGCGGATGCCGACCAGGTATTTTTCCTTGTCGGTGCCCTTGATCTGGTTTTCCAGCTCGTAGCTGATGTCGAAGTGGTCTTCCAGGGCGCGCTTGCCGCGACCGGTAACGATGGAGATTTCGTTCAAGCCGGCATCCAGTGCTTCTTCGACGCCGTACTGGATCAGTGGCTTGTTCACCACCGGCAGCATTTCTTTGGGCATGGCTTTAGTCGCTGGCAGGAAGCGAGTACCGTAACCGGCTGCTGGGAACAAGCATTTCTTGATCATAT contains:
- the ahpF gene encoding alkyl hydroperoxide reductase subunit F; protein product: MLDTNLKAQLKSYLERVTQPIEIVASLDDGAKSQEMLELLKDVASLSTQITLLDNGDDARKPSFSINRPGADISLRFAGIPMGHEFTSLVLALLQVGGHPSKASAEVIEQIRSLKGEFSFETYFSLSCQNCPDVVQALNLMAVLNPNIRHVAIDGALFQAEVDERQIMAVPSIYLNGVNFGQGRMGLEEIIAKIDTSGIERQAEKISAKDAFDVLVVGGGPAGASAAIYAARKGIRTGVAAERFGGQVLDTMAIENFISVQETEGPKLAVALEEHVKQYDVDIMNLQRADKLITGKEGELHEVHFASGAKLKAKTVILATGARWREMNVPGEQQYRNKGVAYCPHCDGPLFKGKRVAVIGGGNSGVEAAIDLAGIVAHVTLLEFDVQLRADAVLQRKLHSLPNVTVITSAQTTEVTGDGQKVNGLRYKDRQSDELRSVELEGIFVQIGLLPNTDWLKGTIELSPRGEIIVDARGETSVPGVFAAGDVTTVPYKQIVIAVGEGAKASLSAFDHLIRTSAPA
- the ahpC gene encoding alkyl hydroperoxide reductase subunit C, which produces MPIINSQVKPFKADAFKNGDFVKVSDADLKGKWSVVFFYPADFTFVCPTELEDLADNYDAFQNLGVEIYSVSTDTHFAHAAWHNTSPAIGKIQYTMIGDPTHAISRNFDVLIEEAGLADRGTFVINPEGQIKIVELNDGGVGRDASELLRKIKAAQYVAAHPGQVCPAKWKEGEATLAPSLDLVGKI
- a CDS encoding site-specific integrase — encoded protein: MSELDRYLQAATRDNTRRSYRAAIEHFEVTWGGFLPATSDSVARYLVAHAGVLSINTLKLRLSALAQWHNSQGFADPTKAPVVRKVFKGIRALHPAREKQAEPLQLQHLEQVVGCLEQEVQTARVEGDRPGLLRARRDMALILLGFWRGFRSDELCRLQVEHVHASAGSGISLYLPRSKSDRDNLGKTYQTPALQRLCPVQAYIDWITEAALVRGPVFRGIDRWGHLGEEGLHANSVIPLLRQALARAGIAGELYTSHSLRRGFASWAHQSGWDLKSLMSYVGWKDMKSAMRYIEASPFLGMARITERPVES
- a CDS encoding DNA-binding protein, giving the protein MARGGVNKAVVQAARLAILARGENPSIDAVRIEMGNTGSKTTIHRYLKELDDRHEPAEAPAEPIDDELMALVARLAQRLKEQAQEPIDQARTQYEEQRKTLENQLGEAQEANSELHQQYEFQSLALTQESEALQETRASLQSEQTRNAGLNQALADFELRLKDKDEQIRSLEEKHLHTRDALEHYRNAVKEQREQELSRHEGQVQQIQMELRQAQQSALVRQDEITQLHRDNERLLTENRGTLRELSLLQEQLKQSNTRQDQLLDQATRVDSERTLLQERLRVALLESQALKQNVDEQSQLNKALEMDLAKTRTDLEERVRLAATLAAAADAAKKD
- the gorA gene encoding glutathione-disulfide reductase: MAYDFDLYVIGAGSGGVRAARFAAGFGAKVAVAESRYLGGTCVNVGCVPKKLLVYGAHFAEDFEQASGFGWSLDEAQFDWATLIANKDREINRLNGIYRNLLVNSGVTLHEGHASIVDPHTIEINGERFSAKNILIATGGWPQIPEIPGHEHAISSNQAFFLKELPKRVLVVGGGYIAVEFAGIFHGLGAQTTLLYRGELFLRGFDGAVRKHLQEELTKRGMDLQFNADIERIDKQADGSLKVTLKDGRQLEADCVFYATGRRPMLDNLGLENTGVKLDKKGFVEVDELYQTAEPSILALGDVIGRVQLTPVALAEGMAVARRLFKPEQYRPVDYKMIPTAVFSLPNIGTVGLTEEEAREAGHDVQIFESRFRPMKLTLTECQERTLMKLVVDAKTDKVLGCHMVGPDAGEIVQGLAIALKAGATKRDFDETIGVHPTAAEEFVTMRTPVAG
- the galU gene encoding UTP--glucose-1-phosphate uridylyltransferase GalU; the protein is MIKKCLFPAAGYGTRFLPATKAMPKEMLPVVNKPLIQYGVEEALDAGLNEISIVTGRGKRALEDHFDISYELENQIKGTDKEKYLVGIRRLLDECSFSYTRQTEMKGLGHAILTGRPLIGDEPFAVVLADDLCVNLEGDGVLKQMVKLYKQYRCTIVAIMEVDPQETSKYGVIAGDLIGDDLYRVRNMVEKPKPEDAPSNLAIIGRYIMTPDIFSLIEQTEPGKGGEIQITDALMKQAQDGCVIAYKFKGKRFDCGGAEGYIDATNFCFENFYKTGKAY